The genomic stretch AAAAAGACATGTGCAAGAATGAGAAattcaaaatctaaaaaaataaataaatgaaaaaccATTTTATGCAGCTCAGAGGTTATTTTGATCAACCCAAGTTTtattggaattttattttcatgagTCATCAATAGATGCCTTTATTACTTTTAAGCATAACTTTATGCAATCTAACTTAAATAGCCTATAAAACACGGTGCACTTTTGAAGTGTTTATCAAACACTTGGGACACGATCAGAGGGGAATTTGAAATCTCTTCCTCAACTTAGCGATCTCGTTAGCATCCAATCCAAAAGCCTTCTCCAAAAGCGCTTCTTCGATTCCAGATCCAAAAATTGCAGCTGGGATTCTCTGCGATCCCGGGTTTTGGCTGTTGAAACTCCCCACAAAACTCGCCGGTGTATTTCCAACATTCATTTGGAAGTGTGCAAGACCTCTTGGGAAAACTATAACCTCTCCTTTCTCCATCACTTTTGCATAAACCTTGTTATTCGTATCGACAAATCCCGCATAAATCCTTCCCTCCATCACAAATAAAGTCTCGGTCGCTCTCGGATGGCAATGCGGCACGTTGACGCCGCCAACAGCCAAGTCTGCTCGCACAAATGACATACCAAGCGTGTTTAAACCTGGAAAGACATTTGAGTTCACCAGCATAATTGAAATGCCTGTTCGGTTGTAGTTTCCGGGAAATTTTATGCCCTTGAAAGTGAAATCTTCCACCGTGACAGTTGATGGGTTCTTGCATGACGGGTTTCCGCTTGCAGAGTCTTTCAAGGCTATGCAGAAGTCTTGGACTGGATCTGGGTCAGAAGCATAGGCGACATGGCTGTGGAACAGAGTAACAACTAACAAAAGTTTCAGTTTCTGCGACATTTTTACAAACAGGTGAGATGATCGAGGTACTGAAGAATTGGATGCAGGGAACTTGAGTGGATTTAGGGAGAATTGCAATAGCTTTATACAGCAAACGAATTAGCGTCGAGTAAATTGATGCCTCAACAACTGACAAAGGAAAACTTAAAGGTTATGATTACTGCTACGCCTTCAAATTTTATGACTACCGCTAAGCCTTCAAATTTTAAGAAGCGACATTGAGGTCATACTATCACCGCAAAGTAATACTAGGtactatctttttattctcctaaaattTTCCTAAAGTTGATATAcctttcaaaattactattgaatcaaaattcaagtataatttatataaaattcaatggtaattttaaaagccacatcagctttatgAGGATTTTataaggataaaaagatggtacctagcattGCTCATCACTGCAGcatgttaaatatttttcttctcaaaatatcttTAGAGTTACTAGAATTAACCGTttgaacaaaactaaaaaatgtcTAATTTAACACGCAAGGATAGACTTGATAGTAGCAGAACTATAATAAGTGGggtaaaacaaaaaggaaaaagtgggagtgataaattaattttgagggTTCATCTCAGAACAAATTTGGAGgcttttttaagattttggggTACTAGGGATCCCCTAACCCAAAGGGTGATTCTGACCCTAAAGGCtataatgttaatttttaaagtttagaaatataataaaaatatagtagtAATTCAAATGAATTATATTTGTCCCCTTTTTAAGTTTATCTTGCTATAATTAAAGGAAGTGATTTCTTCGTGGCCTAAAGAGAGAGGATTGATTAACCTAAAAGATAGCATCtactttgcttttgttttttggaactattaacctccacttcataaaGTGTGATTTAAAGCTATTAAACTACCCATTAAAGACGCTTTGAAAATTTCTAGTAGGAGAATTGGATAAAGTGAGTTTGAGTTGTGTTCATGGCTTCATGCCTTCAATTTATTGCTCAGCGTGTATATCCAAAGACATAGAATGCTCACAAATCCATCACTCAaacaccttcttcttctttttttcaagagaaaaaggaaaaaattagtTATGTGATTTACCTTATTTACAATTAGGTTCATGTGATATTAAAATGAACTTAGAGATTCTTCAggtttcccaaaaaaaaaaaaaaaaaattactcctACAGTAAATTTCGTCTACTAATTTAACAGTTTTTGTTAGTGTGACAATTACTTAATAGAAcgcatgtcacaattttattggttctaacaTTTTGCGTTATCAAAATCAGTGGACGGAATTTGGTCGTAAGGactaaattgtatttttagCATACCTAAGGAACTTTCAAGTTCATTGTGATACCACATGGAggtaattgcaaatcaagtaaatcatAAAAACTGATTTTAcatgttgtttctttttattattattattattgctttcctattcaaatatattatacaatacctttccttattttttcttatttcattaaaatattatttatttagaaaatacaaattctctacctacctttaccttttttACATATTCCTAACAGCATTCGCAGTAGCTTCCTTGtcattttccctacatttaaggattcaaactattttttacttcctcatgtcaaaatacaccccaatagattttcttaatcatttcatatgtcattaaaatatttatttttttaattatattatatatatgagaggagagagatgagagacaattgtgagacatgagaagagagagaatcatttttttttttttttaataatcataaggattgcaatagtagaacccaaaacattgggttccactgtagcaatCTTAATGTTTAGAGTTCATTTAGAGAGTCTGTTGTGGgatgtttttgtaattttttagaCATACTCTCTAAACTTAGGGAACAAACTCTCTATAAGGGAGTCTGCTGATAATACTCAAAGTTTTCAATATAAGGCAAAAAgacaagagatgagagagatgAGGAAAATATTGTGttaaaataaagacaaagagaacttcttctttttttaccaCTCGGCTGTGGTGACTAAGAGTACATTTGAGATTGGaattttgtaaaacaaaaagtgtgatttaaaccaaatcgtaaaCAATTGATTCTTTAagattacgtttttaaaaaattgcgacgtgaaaaaacacaattttaaagactaaattataattttaaaggttaaactaccattgagtgcgtttttaaaatcacgcttttaaatcgctatttttaaattgcaaactcaaactcaaactcaaacaattgattttttaagatttgtggacttatgtgagctccacataaattaatgataaatcTCACAAATTTTATGATTAACTTATTAAATTTACAagataatatgaaaaaatatatatatatatatatatatatatatatatatgaacaaattattgataccaatcatttttcaatggagTTCAACAACTATACGTGTTATTATAAGGGTAGAATTGTATTCaatacttttttgaaaaatttataatttgcTGCAATCAAGTACTACCCCGCGAAGCTACCATCCACCAACAGATCATGTCCAGACACAAACTCATTACAAGCAAGGAAGAGCACAGCATCCGCCACATCCTTAACGTTCAGCACAGACCCTTTCAGCCTCGCGTATGTCTCATACGCCTTCTCAATCTCCTCCACGCTCTTCCCTAGGGCGTGGATCGTCAACGGCGTCGCCAGCGCATTCGGTGACACGCAGTTCACTCTAATCCCGTGCTCCCCAAGCTGCACGCTCGCCGATCGAACCAGGCCTAGCACTGCGTGCTTCGACATGCAGTAATCGGTTCGCTTCTTCCCGCCGTGGCTAGCGGCCACACTCCCCGTGCACACGATGCTCCCCCTCACGCGCCCTTCGACCATCGCACGCGCCGCGTGTTTCACGCACAAGGCCATGCCACGCACTTTGATTGCAAACAGCCGGTCAAACTGCGAAAAGTCAAGCTCGTGGACGATCTGATCGGAGGGACTTAGAATCCCAGCGTTGCTGAACATGATGTCGAGCTGGCCGTGTTTCTGGACGGTTGATTCCACCATGGATTTGACTTGGTGTTCGTCAGCAACATCACAGTGGATGTAGTTGCACTTGTCTATGCCGATGGATGTTGCTACTTGTTGACCC from Corylus avellana chromosome ca1, CavTom2PMs-1.0 encodes the following:
- the LOC132165683 gene encoding germin-like protein subfamily 3 member 2, which translates into the protein MSQKLKLLLVVTLFHSHVAYASDPDPVQDFCIALKDSASGNPSCKNPSTVTVEDFTFKGIKFPGNYNRTGISIMLVNSNVFPGLNTLGMSFVRADLAVGGVNVPHCHPRATETLFVMEGRIYAGFVDTNNKVYAKVMEKGEVIVFPRGLAHFQMNVGNTPASFVGSFNSQNPGSQRIPAAIFGSGIEEALLEKAFGLDANEIAKLRKRFQIPL
- the LOC132167150 gene encoding (+)-cis,trans-nepetalactol synthase NEPS1-like, whose protein sequence is MTDSASAVRYNGLQGKVAIVTGGASGIGEATARLFAQHGTRMVVIADIQDQLGQQVATSIGIDKCNYIHCDVADEHQVKSMVESTVQKHGQLDIMFSNAGILSPSDQIVHELDFSQFDRLFAIKVRGMALCVKHAARAMVEGRVRGSIVCTGSVAASHGGKKRTDYCMSKHAVLGLVRSASVQLGEHGIRVNCVSPNALATPLTIHALGKSVEEIEKAYETYARLKGSVLNVKDVADAVLFLACNEFVSGHDLLVDGSFAG